From Qipengyuania soli:
AGGCCGTCGCCAAGAAGGCTCCGGTGAAGAAGGTCGCCGCCAAGAAGGCGCCGGCTCTCGTGAAGAAGACCAAGGCTGCCCCCAAGAAGGCGACCCCCACCAAGAACAGCCCCATTTCCAAGATGAAGGAAACCATCATGGCCACTGCCAAGACCGCAAAGACCACCGACTACACCGCCAAGGCGAAGGAACTGGCTGCCGACGTGCAGACCCGCGCCAAGGCCGCTTACGACAAGGGTGCCGAGCTGACCAAGGAAGCCGCTGAATTCCAGAAGGGCAACTTTGAAGCTCTCGTCGCTTCGGGCAAGATCCTCGCCGCTGGCATGCAGGACATGGGCCGCACCTATGTCGAAGAAGCCAAGGGCGCCGTTGAAACCGTCCAGGCCGACGTCAAGAAGATGGCTGCCGTGAAGTCGCCGACCGAGCTGTTCCAGCTTCAGGGCGAAATCGCCCGTCGCAACTTCGACGCAGCCGTTGCCGGCGCTTCGAAGAACACCGAAGCCATGCTGAAGCTCGCGAACGAAGCTTTCGCTCCGCTCTCGACCCGCTTCAGCCTGGCCGCCGAGAAGTTCTCGAAGGCCGCCTAAGCGAAAAGGACTTCAATCCGCCGGGCTCTCTCCTCTCTCTCCCTTGACCCGGCGATTGGACAGGACGGGTCGGATGACGTTCGCGTCGTCCGGCCCGTTTCCTTTTGCGTGCCTTGCTTGTCGCAGATCAGAGCTTTCTTAACCCGGACACGCTTTAGGGTACTGCACACCGCTTGCGATTTGGCGAAGCGATACGATAATGGCCGTGCAATGACCTATGAACTGCCCCTCCTGACCCCGCACGCCGCCGGTGACGATGTTTCGCGCGATGGCGAGGGGCAGGTCGGCATTGCTACCAAGACCCGTGCGAAGCCCAAGAAACCCAGCCAGTACAAGGTGCTCTTGCTCAACGACGATTACACCCCGATGGAATTCGTGGTGATCGTGTTGAAGCGCTTCTTCCGCATGGACATGGAAGAAGCGACGCGGGTCATGCTGCACGTCCACCAGAAGGGTGTCGGCGTCTGCGGCATCTTTCCCTACGAAGTCGCCGAGACCAAGGTTAACCAGGTCATGGACTTCGCCCGGCAGAACCAGCATCCGCTGCAATGCACCCTCGAAAAGGCCTGATCGCAGCGCAATTCGACAAGGGGCATGACCTCCCCGGCAATTCGCGCTAGGGGCCGCGTCTGAAGCAAACGACCGGCGGCACCTTGTTCAAATTCATGCCCAGCATAGACCGCTACATTTTCCGGCTCGTAGTCGTGCCGATGCTCGGCGTGTTCGCGATTGCGGCCTCGCTCCTCCTGCTCGAGAAGATGGGCCGTCTGATGGATTTCGTCGCGGTCGAGGGTGGACCGGTTGGCGTCGTGTTCAAGATGCTTGCGGCGTTGGTGCCCGAATACGCCAGCCTTGCCATTCCGCTCGGGCTGATGCTGGGCATCCTTCTCGCGTTTCGGAAGCTTGCCACGACCAGCGAACTCGACGTCTTCCGCGCGGTGGGACTAAGCTACGGTCGCCTGCTGCGCGTGCCTTACATCATCACTGCGATGGTCATGGCGGTGAACGTCGCGCTGGTATTCTACGTCCAGCCGATCAGCCGGTACTATTACGAGCAACTAGATTACGAACTGCGCTCGGGCGCGCTCGGCGCATCGATCAAGGTTGGCGAATTCACCACCCTTGCCGATCGCATGGCCTTGCGGATCGAAGAAAGCGAGGATGAGGGTCGCAAGCTGAAGGGCATCTTCGCCCGTGTGGCCAATTCCAAGGGACAGGTCCTGTCGATATCGGCCAAGGAGGGCGCGTTCCTCGCCACCAAGGACAATCCCGACACCATCATCCTGCGCCTGACGCAGGGAACCATCGTGCAGGATACCGGGGGGCAAACTCCCCGCGTCCTGACCTTTACCCGCCACGACCTGCCAATCGACCTTCCGGCGATCGAAAAATTCCGCGCCCGCGGCGATGCCGAGCGCGAATACATCCTGCCCGAGCTCCTGCGCATCGGCTGGAGCAAGGACGAGACCGCAACCAAGCGTGACGCCAGTCAGGCGAGCTTCAATTTCCGCCTCGTCGAGGTCGTCATGATGGCCCTGCTGCCGCTGCTGGCTGTGGCGTTGGGCATCCCGCCGAAGCGATCGACCAGTGCGCTCGGCGTCTTCCTGTCGATCATCATGGTGGTCGCCTATCACAAGGTGAACCAGTATGGGGAAGACATCGCGGCACTTGGCCGCGTTGATCCCGTTCTTGCGCTTTGGGGGCCTTTCGCGCTGTTTTCGGCGCTCATCATCTGGATGTACTGGCGGGTCGCATACGTGCCGGGCGGACAGGCAATCGGTGCCCTCGAGGTGTGGTTCGCCAAACTTTCAAAGCGCGTTTCAAAGCTGTTCAGCAGGCGCAATCGGGCTTCCCTGCGCGTGGCGCCTGCGGAATAGGACAGTATGCAGCTCGACTTCTTCCCCTCGCGCACGCTCACGCTCTATCTCGCGAAGCTGTTCATCTTCCGCATTCTCGCGATGCTGGTCATGCTGGTGCTGGTGCTGATGATGCTCGACCTGCTCTCGAACAGCGGGAAAATCCTTGCAGTCCCGGGCAATGGCCAAGGCGAACTGCTGACTTATGTCGGGTATCGCATACCCCAGCTGATTCAGAGCTTCCTGCCTTACAGCGTGTTGCTGGCGACCCTCATTACTCTCGTCACGCTAAACCAGAACAGCGAGGTCATCGCAATGAAGGCTGCGGGCCTTTCGGCACATCAGGTCCTTGCCCCCCTGTTGCTGACAGCAGGCCTCGTTTCGCTTGCCAGCTTCGGATTCAACGAGCGCGTCGTCACCCGCTCAACGGCTTCGCTCAAGGCA
This genomic window contains:
- a CDS encoding phasin family protein codes for the protein MADSQSKIDAAAEKAFAEAAEKKTAEAVKTEVSAKTVAKAVEADKPAPAKVEKVAEAVAAPAPAPAAKKSAPKKKAVAKKAVAKKAPVKKVAAKKAPALVKKTKAAPKKATPTKNSPISKMKETIMATAKTAKTTDYTAKAKELAADVQTRAKAAYDKGAELTKEAAEFQKGNFEALVASGKILAAGMQDMGRTYVEEAKGAVETVQADVKKMAAVKSPTELFQLQGEIARRNFDAAVAGASKNTEAMLKLANEAFAPLSTRFSLAAEKFSKAA
- the clpS gene encoding ATP-dependent Clp protease adapter ClpS; its protein translation is MTYELPLLTPHAAGDDVSRDGEGQVGIATKTRAKPKKPSQYKVLLLNDDYTPMEFVVIVLKRFFRMDMEEATRVMLHVHQKGVGVCGIFPYEVAETKVNQVMDFARQNQHPLQCTLEKA
- a CDS encoding LptF/LptG family permease, which produces MPSIDRYIFRLVVVPMLGVFAIAASLLLLEKMGRLMDFVAVEGGPVGVVFKMLAALVPEYASLAIPLGLMLGILLAFRKLATTSELDVFRAVGLSYGRLLRVPYIITAMVMAVNVALVFYVQPISRYYYEQLDYELRSGALGASIKVGEFTTLADRMALRIEESEDEGRKLKGIFARVANSKGQVLSISAKEGAFLATKDNPDTIILRLTQGTIVQDTGGQTPRVLTFTRHDLPIDLPAIEKFRARGDAEREYILPELLRIGWSKDETATKRDASQASFNFRLVEVVMMALLPLLAVALGIPPKRSTSALGVFLSIIMVVAYHKVNQYGEDIAALGRVDPVLALWGPFALFSALIIWMYWRVAYVPGGQAIGALEVWFAKLSKRVSKLFSRRNRASLRVAPAE